In Flammeovirgaceae bacterium 311, one DNA window encodes the following:
- a CDS encoding undecaprenyl-phosphate glycosyl-1-phosphate transferase (COG2148 Sugar transferases involved in lipopolysaccharide synthesis), protein MYQQYIKPLLDFIISLTALVVFSPIILLVSLLLFVANRGKVFFIQPRPGKGGKVFRIIKFKTMNDLTDKQGNLLPDDKRLTPVGKFVRKTSLDELPQLLNVLKGDMSLVGPRPLLIDYMPYYDERQQRRHEVKPGITGWTQVNGRNAIGWDRKFEYDVWYVEHISFALDMKILFMTVGKVLKSEGISAKGHVTMPTFIEHVRQKNRTDTTI, encoded by the coding sequence TTGTACCAGCAGTACATCAAGCCCTTACTTGATTTTATCATCAGCTTAACGGCTCTTGTTGTTTTTTCACCAATTATCCTGCTGGTGTCCCTGCTTCTCTTTGTTGCCAACCGGGGAAAAGTATTTTTTATACAGCCAAGACCGGGGAAAGGGGGAAAGGTTTTCAGGATCATCAAATTTAAAACCATGAACGACCTGACGGATAAGCAGGGAAATCTGCTGCCCGACGACAAACGATTAACGCCGGTAGGGAAGTTTGTGCGAAAAACATCACTCGATGAGTTGCCGCAACTACTCAATGTGCTAAAAGGAGATATGAGCCTGGTAGGGCCACGGCCGCTGCTGATCGATTACATGCCCTATTACGACGAACGGCAACAACGGAGGCATGAGGTAAAACCTGGCATTACCGGTTGGACACAAGTAAATGGGCGTAATGCTATTGGCTGGGACAGGAAGTTTGAATACGACGTCTGGTATGTGGAGCATATCTCCTTTGCCCTGGATATGAAGATACTTTTTATGACCGTAGGGAAAGTGCTGAAGTCTGAAGGCATCTCTGCGAAAGGACATGTTACCATGCCTACTTTTATCGAACACGTTCGGCAAAAAAACAGAACTGATACGACCATATGA
- a CDS encoding carbamoyl phosphate synthase-like protein (COG0458 Carbamoylphosphate synthase large subunit (split gene in MJ)), whose protein sequence is MKRILVTGAGSLLGQGILRCLNFSSNDYYIITADPDFRAPGHSLGEKAYTSRMANDPHFLSEIEKIIQKEEVDVMFVGIDQELPIIAENKRRLEEQYGLKVIVSPPRVIAISNDKWLTAEFLREHGFPYPQSALTTDKEAIEKLRQDCSYPFIAKPVDGARSIGIRIIKGNEDLQEVCSYPNNLVVQEMLSEEEGEYTAGTMVVDGKCRAIVSLKRDLRDGNTYRAYREGDNPYDGTISSIAERLGVEGPANFQYRIRDGKPVVFEINGRFSGTTPLRYMFGFNEVEALLNHLFGVEEMKQPQLRNGAVFRAWADIFVEPGPLNELKEKGVLEGYKSQYYPFSNK, encoded by the coding sequence ATGAAAAGAATACTTGTTACAGGAGCTGGTTCATTACTGGGCCAGGGAATATTGCGTTGTTTGAATTTCTCCAGCAACGACTATTATATCATTACAGCCGATCCTGATTTCAGGGCACCCGGACATAGTCTTGGAGAAAAGGCCTATACCAGCCGCATGGCAAACGACCCGCATTTCTTAAGCGAGATAGAAAAGATCATTCAGAAGGAAGAGGTAGATGTGATGTTTGTGGGCATTGATCAGGAGCTGCCCATTATTGCTGAAAATAAACGCCGTCTGGAGGAGCAATATGGTTTAAAGGTGATTGTTTCCCCTCCACGGGTAATTGCCATCTCTAACGATAAGTGGCTAACGGCAGAGTTCCTGAGAGAGCATGGCTTTCCCTATCCACAATCAGCCCTCACCACCGATAAAGAGGCCATTGAAAAATTGCGCCAAGACTGCTCTTACCCCTTCATTGCCAAACCGGTTGATGGCGCCCGATCCATAGGCATCAGGATCATAAAGGGCAATGAGGACCTGCAGGAGGTTTGTTCCTATCCTAATAACCTGGTGGTTCAGGAAATGCTAAGCGAAGAGGAGGGAGAATATACAGCAGGCACCATGGTGGTAGATGGAAAATGCAGGGCAATTGTATCACTGAAGCGCGACCTGCGCGATGGTAATACTTACCGGGCCTACCGGGAAGGAGACAATCCTTACGATGGCACCATCAGCAGCATAGCCGAGCGACTTGGTGTGGAAGGTCCTGCTAACTTTCAGTATCGCATCAGGGATGGTAAACCGGTTGTTTTTGAAATAAACGGCCGCTTTAGCGGTACCACCCCGCTGCGCTATATGTTTGGGTTCAACGAGGTGGAGGCATTGCTTAACCATCTTTTTGGCGTAGAGGAAATGAAACAGCCCCAGCTAAGGAATGGTGCTGTATTCAGGGCATGGGCCGATATTTTTGTAGAGCCCGGGCCGCTGAATGAATTAAAAGAAAAAGGTGTATTGGAAGGCTATAAAAGTCAGTACTATCCATTTTCAAATAAATAA
- a CDS encoding nucleoside-diphosphate-sugar epimerase (COG0451 Nucleoside-diphosphate-sugar epimerases) produces MKYLVTGAGGFLGSTLVKHLQEAGEEVYAASRTAKDGGIALDITRPEDFEALKIEPDIIINCASALPDASTGFSDPAYLRRLFETNVTGSANLMNWAVSRKIPKVINCSTLVVVNKPWPVPLREEENTYPKGGHVGYSASKLSQELVMSSIAEAGGVELLHVRISALYGPGMKEGGILTKLLKQAAAKEKISLTNGNCVSFDFLHVEDAAKILHYLSGMAAWSRKVLNLASGEEVGLLDLAETLCELTGNQKENIENKDLPGVSSRANIDTSRLEKWLEGSGISTRPFAEKVKSMLSRKGAPL; encoded by the coding sequence ATGAAGTACCTCGTAACAGGCGCCGGCGGATTTTTAGGCAGCACCCTGGTAAAGCACTTACAGGAGGCAGGAGAGGAGGTCTATGCCGCCAGTCGTACCGCTAAAGATGGTGGCATTGCCCTGGATATCACCAGACCCGAAGATTTTGAAGCCCTGAAAATTGAGCCCGACATCATTATTAACTGCGCCTCTGCTTTACCTGATGCCTCTACAGGTTTCAGCGACCCGGCGTATCTTAGGCGGCTTTTTGAAACAAATGTAACTGGCAGTGCCAACCTCATGAACTGGGCAGTTTCCCGCAAGATCCCCAAAGTAATCAACTGCTCAACCCTGGTGGTAGTAAACAAGCCCTGGCCGGTACCGCTGAGGGAGGAAGAAAACACATATCCCAAGGGAGGACATGTAGGCTACAGCGCCTCAAAACTTTCGCAGGAGCTGGTAATGAGTTCCATTGCCGAAGCAGGTGGCGTAGAGTTGCTGCACGTGCGCATCTCGGCACTCTACGGCCCCGGCATGAAGGAGGGAGGGATTCTCACCAAGCTGCTGAAGCAGGCAGCTGCAAAAGAAAAGATCAGCCTGACAAACGGCAATTGTGTGAGTTTTGATTTTCTGCATGTGGAAGATGCTGCTAAAATTCTCCATTACCTCTCGGGGATGGCGGCATGGAGCCGGAAGGTCCTGAACCTGGCTTCCGGAGAGGAAGTAGGCCTTTTAGATCTGGCAGAAACACTGTGTGAGCTAACGGGTAATCAAAAAGAAAATATTGAGAATAAAGATCTGCCAGGTGTTTCATCCAGGGCAAATATAGACACCAGCCGGCTGGAGAAATGGCTGGAGGGAAGCGGGATCAGCACCAGGCCTTTTGCTGAAAAAGTTAAAAGTATGCTCAGCCGGAAAGGAGCTCCTCTATGA